The sequence GTGGTTAGCGACAGCTTCCAAGGTGCCGTGGTTTACAGCCTGTCCGCGGCCCTTCTGGCGGGGGTGGCTGTCGCCGTGACGAGTTACGCGGTCTTCCTATCGGCGGTACATCTCACGCCGATGTCGCTATCGCTCATCCTCGTCCTCTTCCTGGTGGTGGGAATTTTCACGAGCATGCTCACCGCCAGCGACCCGCTTTGGTGGCAGGTGAACATGAGCATGCTTGGAGTCACCGGTGACGTCTCTGCCCGCGCGTTCAATCTCACGCTGATTATCGGGGGCGTCGTCGTGACGACCATCGCCCACTACGCTACGTCGGCAATCCCTGCCGGGACATACCAGGAACAGCGAGGAAGACGCCGGGTCAGGTCAGGCCTCGCCCTGATCGGCATCCTCCTTGCCTGCGTCGGCATCCTCCCGGTGGACGAGTACCTCATCCTGCATACCCTCGCCGCGAGCGGCATGGCAGTGATCTACATTGCCTTGGTCGCAGGACTTCGGTGGCTCATTCCCGCCCTGCCGCGGACCTTCCTGATTCTTGGCTACCTCTTTGTTGCGGTGGTACTCGTCCTGGCAGTGTTCTTCTTCACCGGTTATTACACTTTGACCGCGGTTGAACTCGTCGCCTTCGTGCTCATCTTCAGCTGGCTCTTGGTCCTGATCCGCAACACGGACGCGATGCGCGCGTCAGCCCAAGCCAAGGAGCAGGTGCAGGAACAAGCCAGCTGAACCGGACGCGCCGGCCGCATGTCCGTTGAGTAGAAGAAGCGCTCAGTCGTTTCGCGCGTTGGTGACGACCTCGTATTCTTCGACCTCGAGGACCTCCAGGGTCAGGGCACTGCTGGCCTCGTTGCGGAGTTTACTGGCGGCCTCCTTGGCCGCGGCGAGGTGCTCCTCGTTGTCGTAGATGGCGACGGACAGGGACTTGCCGTTCCCCCTCCCGTTCAGGAAATAGAATGCCTGGCAGCCCGGGAGCTCCAGCACGCGCCTGACCAGGTCCTCTGAGGGGCCACCGGACGTTGCCTGGCGGCCTTTATATGTGCTGACTCGAGCGAACATCGGTCTTCCTCCACTTCTTGATGGCGGGAACCCCTGGGCCGCTGACGGCTGGTTCGGGCTCCTCCCACTAGTAGGAACCCGGCCGCGAATGGCCGCAAGACCGGAAACCGACAACTTTCCGGCACCGGGTAAGGATGTCTGCGACGAAGTAGGTGGGCGCGGCGCGTTGCGTCGGGCCGAGCCGGCAACCCCGGCCCGTTTCCCCGATCCGCACGTGCTGTTCACCTGAGCGAACCCTGGGTTGCCTATGATTCTGAGGGATCATCCGGGGCCGGTGGAGGGAATGTAATGGGGGCTGTTGTTCAGGGCACGGAACCGGGGGAGCGGTGGAGCAACCGCGTCAGTTGGGGCACGACGCCTGACTGCATGGACTGCGAGCGCGGCCGCGGGGCTGGTCTACCTCGCCGCGTGGGCGATCGGACTGGCCCTGCCCGAGACGTCGGTTCCGGCCGGGGACGCTCCGGCCTCGGCGCTGGCTGGCTCGGCGGACGAGTTCTGGCGGTCGCTGCTGGTGCACGGGATTGCGGGGCTGGCCCTGCTGCCTGTCGCGTGCGAACAGCATCACCGGGCTGGGCTGCTATCCCTGCCGTACGCACGCGTTCTTTTGGCGGCGGCCGCGGCGGCCGCCGTTTTGTCGCTGGCACAGTTCCTGGTGGGGATGGCGCTCGCCGGTGTCCTCGGCAGTCCCGGATCCGGCATGGCGGCGGCGCTGTGGCAGGGCCTGAACATGGCTGACGGTGTCAAAATGCTGTGCCTTGCCCTGTGGATCAGCTTGGCAGCGCTGAGCGTCCGCGGCCGGGCTGGTCTGTTGCCGCGCTGGCTGCTTCCGGTGTCGCTGCTGGCCGTGCTGAGCCTGGTGCTGTCAGGCTGCGGCTACCTGCTGTCGGCCGCCCCGCTGATGCAGGCGGCCTTCCTGGCGCTGCCGCTGCTGCTCTTCTGGGTGGTTACTGCCGCGCTTTCTGCGGGAAGGGGACGCGCCGCTCTGCGGCAGTAACGCGCCCACGACGCTTACACGAGCGGCCAGGGGAAGCGCATGCCGGTGCGGTCCACCGGCAGGACCCCCTCGCGCAGCAACCGCTGCACCCGGCGCTTCAACGCGCCGGCTTCCTCGTCGTCGAGAAGGTCGGCGACCTCGTCAGGCACGGCCTCCGCCAGCGGCGCGATGTCCTCGAGCAAGGCCTCGGGGATCGGTTCGCCCGCAAAGTCCCAGATCACCGTGCGCAGCTTGAAGTCCGCCGAGAAGCATAGCCCGTGGTCAATGCCCCAGACGTGCCCGTCCTGCCCGCGCAGGACGTGCCCGCTCTTCCGGTCGGTGTTGTTCGCGACGCAGTCGAACAGGGCGATCTGCAACAGGACCTGATGCGTCTCAGGCGACTCCGCGTAGAGGGTGAAATAGTGCTCGTGCAGGTCGTTCTCGATGAACCACTGCAGCGACCCGACGCCGAGCGGGGAGTCCTCGCGGATCACCGTCGTTGGCACGATTCCCCAGTGCAGGTACTCGCTGAGCAGGTAGGCCGCGCGTTCCCGGCGGTACAGCCCGGGCTCGAAATCGGAGAGCGGCCGTTCCCCGGCCTCCGGCTTGTAGACAGCCCAGGCCGTGTCTTCCCCGCAGGAGATTTCGGCGAGGAAGGTGGCGTTGCTGCTGTGCAGGATGCGCCCAAGCAGTTCGATGCGGCCCTCGACGAGCAGCGTCAGTTCACGGCTGCACATCTTCCGCACCCTGTCGCGGTTGCCTCAGCCCTGCCAGCGGTCCGGCCGTCGAGTTCACCGTGAGGACGGCGGGCGGCTGGCCTTCCGTATACGAAATCACCGATACCGAGCCCGGGCTGATCGCGATCCGCTGGAAGAGATCCAGATGCGCGCCGAGGGCGTGGGCGACGGCGGCCTTGATCGGGTCAGCGTGGGAGAAGCACACGACGACGCCGCCCGCGTGGGTGGTGCGCAGTGCCTCAAGCGTTTCGACCATCCGTGCCTGCATCCGTGCGAAGCTCTCCCCGTCGGGGAAGCGGAAGACCGAAGGCGCATGCTGCACGGTCTGCCATTCCGGCAGGCCCGTCAGGTCGGCGAGCGCGGCGCCCGTCCAATCTCCGAAGTCGCACTCGATCAGGCCAGGCTCATGGTTTACCTTTAGCCCCGTGCCGGCTGCCGCGGGTGCCGCCGTCTCGACTGTGCGTTCCAGCGGCGAGGAGTAGACGCCGTCGACCTTGAGTCCCGCCAACCGTTCCGCGATCCGTTGAGCCTGGGCACGGCCGCGTTCGGACAGATGCAGGCCAGGAGCCCGCCCGGGCAGCACCGAGCCCGTCGTCGGCGTCTCCCCATGGCGCACCAGAAGGACCAGGGTGCTCGGCGCTGCCGCCGGTGGTGGTGGAGGTGCTGCGTCAGTCATCAAATCCAGAGTAGCGTTCGCCGCCTTCCCCATGCCTCGCAAGCTCGGCCCGGGGACCCCTGGCGGCTCTCTTGCAGGGCCCGCGCCGGATCGGGGCCTTCAATACTCGATTCACCGCCGGTTCGGGGACTACCGTGGAGGTGTGACTGATCGTCCCGATATCTTCACCGTTGGCGAGCTGCGCGCCGCCGGCCATGTCCAGAAGGACCTGCGCCACGAAATCCGCGACAACCTGCTCGCCGCGCTCGCCGAGGGCCGCGATCCGTGGCCGGGAATGTTCGGTTTCAGCCGGACCGTCCTTCCCCAACTCGAGCGTGCCTTGATTGCAGGCCACGACGTCGTACTGCTCGGCGAGCGCGGACAGGGCAAGACGCGTCTGCTCCGGACATTGGTCGGGCTGCTCGACGAGTGGTCGCCGGTGATCGAAGGGTCGGAGCTGAACGAACACCCGTACGAGCCGATCACCGAGCAGTCCCGGGCCCGGGCGCTCGCCGAGGGGGACCGGCTGCGCGTGGCATGGCGCCACCGGTCCGAGCGGTACGTCGAGAAGCTGGCCACCCCCGACACCTCCGTCGCCGACCTCATCGGCGACGTGGACCCGATGCGGGTGGCCGAGGGCCGCCGGCTCGGGGACCCGGAGACCATCCACTACGGCCTCGTTCCGCGCTCCAACCGCGGCATCATCGGCATCAACGAACTGCCCGACCTCGCCGAGCGCATCCAGGTGGCGATGCTCAACGTGATGGAGGAGCGCGACATCCAGATCCGCGGCTATGTCCTGCGCCTGCCGCTCGACGTGCTCGTCGTCGCGTCCGCCAATCCGGAGGACTACACCAACCGCGGCCGGATCATCACGCCGCTGAAGGATCGGTTCGGCGCCGAGATCCGCACGCATTACCCGGTCGAGCTGGACGACGAGGTTGCCGTCATCGAGCAGGAGGGGCGCCTGGTCGCGGATGTCCCGCCGGTCATCCTCGAGATCCTGGCGCGCTACACCCGTGCGCTGCGCCAGTCGCCGGCCATCAACCAGGGATCCGGTGTCTCGGCGCGGTTCGCCATCGCCGGTGCCGAGACTGTGGCCGCGGCGGCACTGCGCCGGGCCACCGTGCGCGGGGAGGACGAGGCGGTCGCCCGGATCGTCGACCTCGACAGCGCCGTCGACGTCCTCACCGGCAAGATCGAGTTCGAACCGGGCGAGGAGGGACGCGAGGAGGCCATCCTCGAGCACCTCCTGCGCACGGCCACGGCCGAAGCCGTCCGCGAGCACTACCGCGGCATCGACTTCGCTCCGCTTGTGGCAGCACTGGACGGCCACACCACGGTGACCACGGGGGAACAGGTGACCGCGCGGGAGTTCCTCGACAACCTCCCCGCGCTCGATGCCTCCAGTCTTTATGACAAAGTCAGCGCCCGCGTAGGCGCGCAGACGGACGGACAGCGCGCCGCCGCCGTCGAACTTGCCCTGGAAGGTCTCTTCCTCGCCCGGCGGATCTCCAAGGAGTCCGACGACGAGGAGACCATCTACGGCTAGGAACAGGCAGTAGGGAGGCAGCATCATGAGCGTCCACAAACGGTCGTCCCGGTACGGCCGGTACGCGGGAGGGCCCGATCCGCTCGCCCCGCCGGTCGATCTCGGAGAAGCCCTCGACGCCATCGCCGAGGACGTCATGGCCGGCTACACGCCGCGGCACGCGCTTCAGGAGTTCCTGCGGCGCGGCGGCCGGGACCGCACGGGGCTCGACGACCTCGCGGGCCGCGTGCAGCAGCGGCGGAACGAGCTGCTGAGCCGGCACCGGCTGGACGGCACCCTCAACGAGGTCCGGAAGCTGCTCGACACCGCGGTGCTGGAGGAGCGCAAGCAGCTGGCGCGGGACGCCATGATGGACGACACCGATCGCGCGTTCCGGGAGATGCAGCTGCAGAATTTGCCGCAGTCCACGGCGGCGGTCAACGAGCTCGCGTCCTATGACTGGCAGTCGAGCAGCGCCCGGGAGGCGTACGACCGGATCAAGGACCTGCTGGGCCGGGAGATCCTCGACCAGCGGTTCGCCGGCATGAAGCAGGCGCTCGAGAACGCCACCGAGGCGGACCGCGCGGCCGTGGGCGAGATGCTGCGCGACCTCAACGAACTGCTCGACAAACACCGGCGCGGCGAGGACACCGACCGGGATTTCCAGGAGTTCATGGCGCGGCACGGCGACTACTTTCCGGAGAATCCGCAGTCGGTCGAGGAGTTGATTGATGCCCTCGCCCAGCGCGCCGCCGCTGCCCAGCGGCTGCTGCAGTCCATGTCCCCGGAGCAGCGCGAGGAGCTGATGCGGCTGTCGGCCCAGGCCTTCGGCTCACCGGAGCTCATGGCCCAGCTCGACCAGCTTGACTCGAGCCTGCGCGCACTGCGTCCCGGAGAGGACTGGACCGGCTCCGAGCGCTTCGAAGGACAGGAAGGACTCGGGCTGGGGGACGGCACGGGAGTGCTCCAGGACATCGCCGAACTCGACGCGTTGTCCGAACAGCTGTCCCAGTCCTACAGCGGCTCAAACCTCGACGACCTGGACCTCGACGCCCTCGCCCGCCAGCTCGGGCAGGATGCGGCCGTGTCGGCCCGGACCCTCGCCGACATCGAACGGGCCATGCAGGACGGCGGCTATCTGCGCCGCGGGGCCGACGGCGACCTCCGCCTGTCACCGCAGGCCATGCGGCGGCTCGGGAAGGCACTCCTGCGGGACACCGCCAGGCAGCTCTCCGGCCGCCAGGGCGGTCGGGACACTCGGGTGGCCGGCGCCGCGGGGGAGCAGACCGGATCCAGCCGCGAGTGGCAGTTCGGGGACGCCGAGCCGTGGGACGTCACCCGCACCCTGACGAACGCCATCCGCAGGACGGCGGCCGACGGCGGCGACCCGGGCCGCGGACTGCGCTTAGCTGCGGGCGACATCGAGGTGACGGAGACCGAGGCGCGCACCCAGGCCGCCGTCGTCCTGCTTGCCGACGTCTCCTTCTCGATGGCCGCCGAGGGGCGGTGGGTGCCGATGAAGCGCACCGCGCTCGCCTTGCACCACCTCGTCTCGACCCGGTTCCGCGGGGACCGGCTGCAGCTGATCACGTTCGGCCGCTATGCGCAGTCCATGGATATCGGAGAGCTTACGGCGCTGCCCGCCCTGCGGGAGCAGGGGACCAACCTGCATCACGGCCTGCTCCTGGCCGGCCGGTTCTTCCGTCAGCACCCATCGATGCAGTCTGTCCTGCTCGTGGTGACCGACGGCGAACCGACCGCCCATCTGCTCCCCGACGGCGAGTCCTGGTTCTCGTGGCCGCCCGACCCGGAGACCATCAGGCTCACGGTCGCCGAGCTGGATCGCCTGGGGCGCGCCGGCACGCAGGCCACGTTTTTCCGGCTCGGCGACGATCCCGGGCTTGAGCGGTTCGTCCAGCGCATGGCCCGACGGATCGATGGCCGGGTCGTCGCGCCCGATTCGGGGGACCTCGGCGCCGCAGTGGTCGGGGAGTACCTCCGCGCGCATCTCCGCGACCCGTACGACGACGCCGACTGGTCCTCCTAGCGTTAGTCCTCCCTGTGCGAGGCGAGCACGCCGTCGATCTGGCCCATGGCCTCCTTCATGCCCTCCTCCATGCCCATGTCGAGCATCTTCTGGAGCTGATCCGCGGATTCGAAGCTGGAGACGGTGGTCATCCGCGTGCGCCCGCCAATGTCCTCCAGCGTCACGACGGCGTGGGTCGTTCCCATCTCCGCGACCGGCTCCCCGTTTTCGTCAGCGAAGCCGTCGTCGAATTCCAGGCGGTGCGGCGGCTCGACCGTGGTGAACCGCCACCAGCCGCGGGCCTTCTCGCCCTCCGGGCCCGTCATGTAGTAGCTGGCCCTGCCGCCCGGCTGGAACTCATGGTCCTCGAACGTCGCCGGCCAGGTCGGCGGTCCCCACCAGCGTTCGAGCTGCCGCGGATCCGCCCAGACCTGCCAGACCCGTTCAACACCGGCCTCGAATTCGGCAACGATGGTGAAGTTCAGCGCCCCGGTGTCCTTGCGTGATTCGATAACGGTCATGGCCGTCGCCTTCCTATCCCTCGGTGAGAATCTCCTCGATCCGGCCGACGCGCTGCCGCCAGATCCCTTCGTACTCATCGAGCAGCCGGCGGGCCTTGCCGAGTCCTTCCGGGTGGGCCCGTACGATCTGCTCCCGTCCACGCTTCTCCTTGGTGATGAGCAGCGCGCGTTCCAGGACCGCCACGTGCTTTTGCACCGCGGCGAAACTCATGGCGTAGTGGGCGGCCAGCCCCGACACGGAGTACTCGCCGTCGCCACCCAGCACCCGGGCGATGATGTCGCGTCGGGTCCCGTCTGACAGCGCCTGGAACAGGCCGTCGAGTTCGGCATCGCTCAATTGATCTACAACCATTTGGTTGTATGTTAGCCCCGTTCGCATGGGCCGGCAAGGGCCGGATTGTGAAGCGGTGCGGACGACCTCGAAACGGCCGAAGACGCCGTCGTTCTCTGCCCCCGCTGTTGCTGACGCTGCTCCACCGATCCGGGGCGGCGTTCCAGGCCCGCGCTGAGGGGGCCTTGCCGCTGAACCCCTTCATGGTGTCGAATCTCTTAACAGCACGGGCGAGTGCAGGGACGACGATGTCTACGACGCCAGGAGGCGCTCATGTCGGGGAAATCCACCAACGGCACGGCTAAGGGTTCCGGACGGGGCACCGATCCGCGGCGGGCGGAAGCCTCTGCCGCGCCGCCGGAGAGTCCGGACCGGATCCGCAACGTCGTGCTGGTCGGGCACTCCGGCGCGGGGAAGACGATGCTCGCGGAGGCCATGCTCGCTGCCGCGGGAGCCACGAACCGGATGGGCTCGATTGCGGACGGCACGACCCTCAGCGACTCGGACCCCTCGGAGATCCGCCAGCAGCGTTCGGTGGTGCTGTCCGTCCTTCCTTTTATGTACGACGACGTCAAGGTCAACCTCCTCGATACGCCGGGCTATTCCGACTTCACGGGCGAACTCCGTGCCGGGCTCAGGGCCGCCGATGCCGCACTGTTCGTGGTGTCCGCCGTCGACGACGTCGATGCGGCGACCACTGCGCTCTGGGGCGAATGCGAAAGCGTGGGGATGCCGCGGGCGGTCGCGATCAGCCGGCTGGACCACCCCCGGGCCAGCTTCGAGGCGGCGCTGGCCCGGTGCCGGCAGGCCTTCGGCGAGACGGTGCAGCCGCTCTATTTGCCGCTGCGGAGCGGCACGGACGTCACCGGGCTGCACGGGCTGCTCTCCGGGACGGTGTCGGACTACAGTGCGGGGGAACGCCAGCCCGTGGTCAGGCCGGCGGAGGCCGCGGAACTGGAGGCCGCCGAGGAAGCCCGCGGGGCGCTGATCGAGGGCATCATCGCGGAGAGCGAGGATGAGTCCCTGATGGACCGTTACCTCGGCGGCGAGGAGATTGGCCTGGATGTCCTCATCTCGGACTTGGAGACCGCCGTGGCGCGCGGCTCCTTCTACCCGGTCCTCGCGACGTCGTCGGAGACCGGCCTGGGCATTCCTGAACTGCTGGACATGCTGAAACGCGCCTTTCCGTCCCCGCTGGAGCGTCCGCTGCCGACTGTGGCGGGACTCTACGGGTCACGGGCCAACCAGCTGCGCTGCGACCCCGAGGGCCCGCTGGCCGGCGAGGTGGTGCGGACCAGCACCGACCCGTTCCTGGGGCGCGTCTGCCTGGTGCGTGTGTTCTCGGGAACGCTGCGTGACGACTCGGCGGTCCACATCTCCGGACACGGCCTCGCGGACCGGGGGCACCCCGACCACGACAGCGACGAACGGGTCACGCACCTGCACGCGCCGCTCGGCTCGGCTCTCCGGGCGGCGTCCTACTGCATCGCCGGGGACATCTGCGCGCTGACCAAGATCGGCAGCGCGGAGACCGGGGACACGGTCTCGGCGAAGGACGAGCCGCTGCTGATCCAGCCCTGGGAAATGCCCGAACCGCTCATGCCGGTGGCTGTCGAGGCCGCCACGCGGAACGACGAGGCGGCGCTGGCCAAGAGCCTGGCCAAAGTCGCGGCGGGGGATCCGACGCTGCGGGTGGAGCGCAATGCGGAGACGCACCAGCTGATCCTGTGGTGTATGGGGGAGTCGCATGCCGAGGTGGTGCTCGACCGGCTGCGGGGCCAGGGGGTGAACGTGCGGACGGTCGACGTCGTCACCCCCTTGCGGGAGACCTTCGGGGGGGCGGCCAGCGGCCACGGCCGGTACGTGAAACAGTCCGGCGGGCACGGCCAGTTCGCGATCTGCGACATCGAGGTCGAGCCGCTCAAGCGCGGCGCCGGTTTCGAATTCGTGGACAAGATCGTCGGGGGAGTGATCCCGGGTCCCTTCATCACGTCCGTGGAGAAGGGAGTCCGGGCCCAGATGGAGAAGGGTGTCGCCGCCGGGTTCCCTGTCGTCGACATCCGGGTGACCCTGGTGGGCGGCAAGACCCACAGCGTCGACTCCTCGGACGCCGCATTCCAGTCGGCCGGAGCACTTGCCCTGCGCGAAGCCGCGGCCGCGGCGCGCATCCAGTTGCTGGAGCCGGTCTCGGCGGTGACCATCACCGTGCCGGACGAATACGTGGGCGCAGTGATGAGCGACCTGTCCGCCCGCCGCGGCAGGCTGACCGGGACTGACTCGGCCGAAGGGGAGGGCGCCGAGATCAGCGCCGAAGTCCCCGAACAGGAGCTGCTGCGGTACGCCATCGATCTCCGGTCCCTCACCGGGGGCACGGGACGGTTCCGCCGGGCCTACCTGCGGCACGAGCCGGTGCCCTCGGGTGCGTCGAGCGAGATGGCGCGCAGGTGACTAGCAGCCCGCAGCAGGGGCCGAGGCTTCGGCGGGGACCTAAGCCCCGGCCCGGAGCACTGCGGCCAGCTTCCGGAAGGAGTCTGTCCAGCCGCTTCTGTGCAGCTCCAGCCGTTCCCCGGTCGCGAAGCCGCGCTGGGTGAGGGCAACCCGGGTGCTTCCGTCCGCGGGGTGGAGGGACAGGACGACGACGGTCTCGCGGTCGTCAGGTACCGGTTCCTCCCATCGGAAGGTGTACTCGAGCCGCCGCGGAGGGTCGACGTCACTGAATTCCCCGGCGAGGTGGAAGGCATCCCCGTCCGGCGGCTGCATGGTCAGCCGGTAGCTGCCACCCGGCCGGGGGTCGAGCTCGGCCTCCGGCGTGGTGAATCCCTCGGGCCCCCACCACTTCGCCAGCTCGTCCGGGTCCGTCAGCAGGCGGAAGACCTGCTCGCGAGGGGCTGCCAGGGTGAACCCCAGCTCCAGCACCAGATCGCCCTGCTGCTCACCCATGTTCCTGCTCCAACCGCCGGGAAGCGGGACTACTGCGCCCGCCAGCCCATCGTAAACCCGGCACGGACGCGCCGGCAGGGCCGAAATCAGTGCTGCGCTCGCAGGAACGCGGCGACGGGAGCGGCAACGGAAGCCCCGATGTCGTAGGAGCCCCGCTTCCGGCCGGCGACGTCAAAGGAATGCCCGCCGCCTTCCACCCATTGGATCGTTGCCGTCGGCCCGATCTTGGCCACGACGGCTTCCAGCAGTTCCGGGGTCGCGAAGGTGTCCTTGGTGCCCTGCAGGAAGAGCATCGGCAGGGTGAGGCCGTAGAGATGCTCGTCCCGGAGCTTCTCCGGCCTGCCGGGCGGATGCAGCGGATAGCCGAGGTACACCAGCCCCGCGGCCGGCATCCCCTCGGCGACGGCCATGGAGGCCATCCGTCCGCCGAAGGATTTCCCGCATGCCCACAGCGGTTCGCCGGCTGACCGCTCGGCGGCCGCGGCCATGGCTGCGCGCCACGTGCTGATGGCTGCGGGCGGTCGGTCCGGGAACTTCCGGCCCGCCTCCCGGTAGGGAAAGTTGAACCGCAGGGTGGCCACGCCGTCGTCGTTCATGGCGTCGGTGAACCCGCGCAGGAACGGATGCTCCATCCCGGCGCCGGCCCCGTGGGCGACAACTAAGGTGGCAGACGCGTTGTCGGGCCGCGCGTAGGCGGCGGAAACCGTGGCGTCGCGAACGGCAAGCTGCAGTGGCTGTTCGTCTGGCATGTACCCATGATGCCGCGTTGGCCCTCGTCAGGGACG is a genomic window of Arthrobacter sp. Marseille-P9274 containing:
- a CDS encoding alpha/beta family hydrolase, whose product is MPDEQPLQLAVRDATVSAAYARPDNASATLVVAHGAGAGMEHPFLRGFTDAMNDDGVATLRFNFPYREAGRKFPDRPPAAISTWRAAMAAAAERSAGEPLWACGKSFGGRMASMAVAEGMPAAGLVYLGYPLHPPGRPEKLRDEHLYGLTLPMLFLQGTKDTFATPELLEAVVAKIGPTATIQWVEGGGHSFDVAGRKRGSYDIGASVAAPVAAFLRAQH
- a CDS encoding SRPBCC domain-containing protein, whose protein sequence is MTVIESRKDTGALNFTIVAEFEAGVERVWQVWADPRQLERWWGPPTWPATFEDHEFQPGGRASYYMTGPEGEKARGWWRFTTVEPPHRLEFDDGFADENGEPVAEMGTTHAVVTLEDIGGRTRMTTVSSFESADQLQKMLDMGMEEGMKEAMGQIDGVLASHRED
- a CDS encoding VWA domain-containing protein, producing MSVHKRSSRYGRYAGGPDPLAPPVDLGEALDAIAEDVMAGYTPRHALQEFLRRGGRDRTGLDDLAGRVQQRRNELLSRHRLDGTLNEVRKLLDTAVLEERKQLARDAMMDDTDRAFREMQLQNLPQSTAAVNELASYDWQSSSAREAYDRIKDLLGREILDQRFAGMKQALENATEADRAAVGEMLRDLNELLDKHRRGEDTDRDFQEFMARHGDYFPENPQSVEELIDALAQRAAAAQRLLQSMSPEQREELMRLSAQAFGSPELMAQLDQLDSSLRALRPGEDWTGSERFEGQEGLGLGDGTGVLQDIAELDALSEQLSQSYSGSNLDDLDLDALARQLGQDAAVSARTLADIERAMQDGGYLRRGADGDLRLSPQAMRRLGKALLRDTARQLSGRQGGRDTRVAGAAGEQTGSSREWQFGDAEPWDVTRTLTNAIRRTAADGGDPGRGLRLAAGDIEVTETEARTQAAVVLLADVSFSMAAEGRWVPMKRTALALHHLVSTRFRGDRLQLITFGRYAQSMDIGELTALPALREQGTNLHHGLLLAGRFFRQHPSMQSVLLVVTDGEPTAHLLPDGESWFSWPPDPETIRLTVAELDRLGRAGTQATFFRLGDDPGLERFVQRMARRIDGRVVAPDSGDLGAAVVGEYLRAHLRDPYDDADWSS
- a CDS encoding elongation factor G-like protein EF-G2, whose protein sequence is MSGKSTNGTAKGSGRGTDPRRAEASAAPPESPDRIRNVVLVGHSGAGKTMLAEAMLAAAGATNRMGSIADGTTLSDSDPSEIRQQRSVVLSVLPFMYDDVKVNLLDTPGYSDFTGELRAGLRAADAALFVVSAVDDVDAATTALWGECESVGMPRAVAISRLDHPRASFEAALARCRQAFGETVQPLYLPLRSGTDVTGLHGLLSGTVSDYSAGERQPVVRPAEAAELEAAEEARGALIEGIIAESEDESLMDRYLGGEEIGLDVLISDLETAVARGSFYPVLATSSETGLGIPELLDMLKRAFPSPLERPLPTVAGLYGSRANQLRCDPEGPLAGEVVRTSTDPFLGRVCLVRVFSGTLRDDSAVHISGHGLADRGHPDHDSDERVTHLHAPLGSALRAASYCIAGDICALTKIGSAETGDTVSAKDEPLLIQPWEMPEPLMPVAVEAATRNDEAALAKSLAKVAAGDPTLRVERNAETHQLILWCMGESHAEVVLDRLRGQGVNVRTVDVVTPLRETFGGAASGHGRYVKQSGGHGQFAICDIEVEPLKRGAGFEFVDKIVGGVIPGPFITSVEKGVRAQMEKGVAAGFPVVDIRVTLVGGKTHSVDSSDAAFQSAGALALREAAAAARIQLLEPVSAVTITVPDEYVGAVMSDLSARRGRLTGTDSAEGEGAEISAEVPEQELLRYAIDLRSLTGGTGRFRRAYLRHEPVPSGASSEMARR
- a CDS encoding SCO1664 family protein, which gives rise to MCSRELTLLVEGRIELLGRILHSSNATFLAEISCGEDTAWAVYKPEAGERPLSDFEPGLYRRERAAYLLSEYLHWGIVPTTVIREDSPLGVGSLQWFIENDLHEHYFTLYAESPETHQVLLQIALFDCVANNTDRKSGHVLRGQDGHVWGIDHGLCFSADFKLRTVIWDFAGEPIPEALLEDIAPLAEAVPDEVADLLDDEEAGALKRRVQRLLREGVLPVDRTGMRFPWPLV
- a CDS encoding SRPBCC domain-containing protein, which produces MGEQQGDLVLELGFTLAAPREQVFRLLTDPDELAKWWGPEGFTTPEAELDPRPGGSYRLTMQPPDGDAFHLAGEFSDVDPPRRLEYTFRWEEPVPDDRETVVVLSLHPADGSTRVALTQRGFATGERLELHRSGWTDSFRKLAAVLRAGA
- a CDS encoding magnesium chelatase, with amino-acid sequence MTDRPDIFTVGELRAAGHVQKDLRHEIRDNLLAALAEGRDPWPGMFGFSRTVLPQLERALIAGHDVVLLGERGQGKTRLLRTLVGLLDEWSPVIEGSELNEHPYEPITEQSRARALAEGDRLRVAWRHRSERYVEKLATPDTSVADLIGDVDPMRVAEGRRLGDPETIHYGLVPRSNRGIIGINELPDLAERIQVAMLNVMEERDIQIRGYVLRLPLDVLVVASANPEDYTNRGRIITPLKDRFGAEIRTHYPVELDDEVAVIEQEGRLVADVPPVILEILARYTRALRQSPAINQGSGVSARFAIAGAETVAAAALRRATVRGEDEAVARIVDLDSAVDVLTGKIEFEPGEEGREEAILEHLLRTATAEAVREHYRGIDFAPLVAALDGHTTVTTGEQVTAREFLDNLPALDASSLYDKVSARVGAQTDGQRAAAVELALEGLFLARRISKESDDEETIYG
- a CDS encoding helix-turn-helix transcriptional regulator encodes the protein MVVDQLSDAELDGLFQALSDGTRRDIIARVLGGDGEYSVSGLAAHYAMSFAAVQKHVAVLERALLITKEKRGREQIVRAHPEGLGKARRLLDEYEGIWRQRVGRIEEILTEG
- a CDS encoding MSMEG_4193 family putative phosphomutase, with the translated sequence MTDAAPPPPPAAAPSTLVLLVRHGETPTTGSVLPGRAPGLHLSERGRAQAQRIAERLAGLKVDGVYSSPLERTVETAAPAAAGTGLKVNHEPGLIECDFGDWTGAALADLTGLPEWQTVQHAPSVFRFPDGESFARMQARMVETLEALRTTHAGGVVVCFSHADPIKAAVAHALGAHLDLFQRIAISPGSVSVISYTEGQPPAVLTVNSTAGPLAGLRQPRQGAEDVQP